The Syntrophales bacterium genomic sequence TGGCTCGTCGAAAAGCTAACTTGATGAGCAAGCCGGCTTCGATGCTTTCGTGGGATGAAGTCAAACACAGGATTCGAAGTCGCTATGGCCGCTGAATTAATATTCGCACCAGAAGTACAACAGGACGTCGACGAGGCATATAGCTGGTATGAAGATCGTAGACCTGGCTTGGGAGAAGATTTTCTTAGCTGTGTCGATGCCAGTATTCAGGTAATTTGTCGTATGCCCGAACTCTATGCGAAAGTTCACGAGGAGTATCGTCGGGCATTGGTTAGGCGATTTCCATATGCCATTTTTTACGAGTATGCCGGTGGAAAGGTGTTCATCTACAGCATCTTTCATACATCCCGTGATCCAAAAAAGTGGAGGAGTCGCTTCGTTTGACTCCCAAATTTTCGCCGAACGCTAAAGTCACCTGACCGGTGAAGAATTGGGGTCAGAGTAACATTTATCTCATTAGGAGCTGTTTTTGGATAATGTTGTTCTGACACCCATTAATTACACTATTCCTTCGGCCAGTACGACATCCAGCGGATTGTCGGGGAAAAAATGGGGATTCCCACGCTGATGATCGAAGCCGATATGGTGGATGAACGGAATTTTTCCGAAGGCCAGGTGGAAACTCGCATAGAGGCCTTTATCGAGGTTTTGAGTGGCCGCCGTTAACTTATTAATCTAACCGGCTCCCACCTCCCTGGCAAAGTTGATTGCCTTTCCAAGCCATCCGATAACGTTACGATTTTTCTTCATACAGGGGCTGCCGTCTGCTGGGGCGACCGGGGCGGTATCCGGAAAAAGAAACGGGGCGTCTGCAGCAGTGTCTGCTTTGTCTTCTGACTTTTTCATTGCGTGTGAAGAACAAACTCAGTTCCTGAATTCAAGCCCTATGATTTTTTTGTCGCGTGAGGCGCAAAACAACGCATTGTTCGTTATAATTTATTGAAAATGTTCAAATATGCACGGGCACGTTTCGCTTGACATAAGTAACCGTACCATCTT encodes the following:
- a CDS encoding 2-hydroxyacyl-CoA dehydratase family protein, with amino-acid sequence MGIPTLMIEADMVDERNFSEGQVETRIEAFIEVLSGRR